CGGCCTCCACCGGCCCGGCCGCGGCCGCGCGGCCGGATTCGGTGCCAAACAACTCAATGTGGATATGAGCAGATCCAATCGATGAGTTCGTTTCCAGCCAGGACTTCAAACTGAGAATCATGCTTTCTGGACCGCAGAGGAACACCTCGTCGACGCGGTCAAGATCAATCAGGTGCTGCGAGAGCAGCGCCAGCTTGTCGGGGTCTACGCGACCGTTGAATAGCTCCGCATCTCGAGATTCGCGGCTCAACACGTGGAGCAGCTGCAGACGATCGGGATAGCGGTTCTTCAGGTGCTCAAGCTGCTGGCGCAGCATGATTGAGCTGGTTCGCCGATTACCGTAAACCAGGGTGAAACGGCTGGCTGGCTCGGTCGCCAGCGTGGTGGCGATGAGCGAAGCAATCGGCGTGATGCCGCTGCCCGCAGCGAGCGCCAGGTAGTGTTTTTCCTGGGTCTCGTCCAGCTCGGTGAAAAAACGCCCTTGCGGCGGCATCACGTCGAGCACCTCGCCGGCTTGTAGCGACTCGTTGGCCCAGCTGGAAAAGCGTCCGTCGCTCACTTTGCGAATGGCGACGGTCAGCCGATCCCCGACCGGGGTGCAGAGCGAGTAATTGCGCCGCAGCTCTTCGCCGTCGAGCTCCTTGCGGATGGTCAGGTGCTGGCCCTGCGTGAAATGAAAGGTATCGTCCAGCTCCGGTGGAACGTCGAAGGAGACGCACACCGAGTCGTCGGTGTCGGCGTCGACCGCGGCGACCGTGAGTGGGTAGAACTGCGTGCTTAGTGACATTTGAAATAATCGAAGGGTTCGAGGCAGCTCTGACACTGGTAGAGC
The Pseudomonadota bacterium DNA segment above includes these coding regions:
- the paaE gene encoding 1,2-phenylacetyl-CoA epoxidase subunit PaaE is translated as MSLSTQFYPLTVAAVDADTDDSVCVSFDVPPELDDTFHFTQGQHLTIRKELDGEELRRNYSLCTPVGDRLTVAIRKVSDGRFSSWANESLQAGEVLDVMPPQGRFFTELDETQEKHYLALAAGSGITPIASLIATTLATEPASRFTLVYGNRRTSSIMLRQQLEHLKNRYPDRLQLLHVLSRESRDAELFNGRVDPDKLALLSQHLIDLDRVDEVFLCGPESMILSLKSWLETNSSIGSAHIHIELFGTESGRAAAAGPVEAGPSRKVSIIADRRRMELDVPSAGTSILDAALEAGADLPFACKGGVCCTCRAKLVKGEVTMDVNYALEPAEVEAGFILTCQAHPVTDEVVVDFDQV